The Streptomyces avermitilis MA-4680 = NBRC 14893 genome contains a region encoding:
- a CDS encoding thioesterase II family protein translates to MNSPLTEHNSLWIRRFHPRPDSHVRLVCLPHAGGSASFYFPVSRSMPESVDVLCVQYPGRQDRRTEPLLDSVPALADKVYEALLPWTDRPIALFGHSMGASLAYEIARRLEQERGITPATLIASGRRAPSTHRDETVHLRDDDGLVAEMRGLSGTDPQLLGDEDVLRMILPAIRADYRAAETYTWEPGPPLTCPVTCLVGDDDPKVTVEEAAAWSGHTDGPFMLRVFPGGHFFLARHQTEIVRLMATQLEVLDRP, encoded by the coding sequence GTGAACTCCCCGCTCACCGAGCACAACAGCCTCTGGATTCGCAGGTTCCACCCGCGCCCCGACAGCCACGTCCGGCTGGTCTGCCTGCCCCACGCGGGCGGCTCCGCCAGCTTCTACTTCCCCGTGTCCCGGTCCATGCCCGAAAGCGTCGACGTGCTGTGCGTGCAGTACCCCGGCCGCCAGGACCGCCGCACCGAACCTCTCCTGGACTCCGTACCGGCGCTCGCCGACAAGGTCTACGAGGCCCTCCTGCCCTGGACCGACCGGCCCATCGCCCTGTTCGGCCACAGTATGGGCGCCTCCCTCGCCTACGAGATCGCCCGACGGCTGGAGCAGGAGCGGGGCATCACGCCCGCCACCCTCATCGCCTCCGGCCGCCGCGCCCCGTCCACGCACCGCGACGAGACCGTCCACCTGCGCGACGACGACGGCCTCGTCGCCGAGATGCGCGGCCTCAGCGGCACCGACCCCCAACTGCTGGGCGACGAGGACGTCCTGCGCATGATCCTCCCGGCCATCCGGGCGGACTACCGCGCAGCCGAAACCTACACCTGGGAACCGGGGCCACCCCTGACTTGCCCCGTGACCTGCCTCGTCGGCGACGACGACCCGAAGGTCACCGTGGAGGAGGCCGCCGCCTGGTCCGGGCACACCGACGGCCCGTTCATGCTGAGGGTCTTCCCCGGCGGCCACTTCTTCCTGGCCCGGCACCAGACGGAAATCGTCCGCCTCATGGCCACCCAGTTGGAGGTGCTCGACCGGCCATGA
- a CDS encoding LuxR C-terminal-related transcriptional regulator: MASLDKTLTIQQANQEFFRQFNGSSEDICGRNFRDVVHPSVQQPLVRQFSNLLEGKNHRFVTPVIAVGPGEESAFTVPLTAVAVRGGLPDTTAILVMMPTAGDAEQTRVVPKRKKILSTMDARILEGIAAGVSTVPLAASLYLSRQGVEYHVTCLLRKLKVSNRAALVSRAYSLGVFKVGTWPPEVVDDFVK; this comes from the coding sequence ATGGCGAGTCTCGATAAAACCCTGACCATCCAGCAGGCGAACCAGGAGTTCTTCAGGCAGTTCAACGGCTCGTCCGAGGACATATGCGGTCGCAATTTCCGTGACGTGGTGCACCCGAGCGTGCAGCAGCCGCTGGTGCGTCAATTCTCCAATTTACTTGAAGGGAAGAACCACCGTTTCGTCACGCCCGTCATCGCCGTGGGGCCCGGCGAGGAGTCCGCCTTCACCGTTCCCCTCACCGCGGTCGCGGTGCGCGGTGGCCTGCCCGACACGACCGCGATCCTGGTCATGATGCCCACGGCCGGGGACGCCGAGCAGACGCGTGTGGTGCCCAAACGCAAGAAGATCCTCTCCACGATGGACGCGCGCATCCTCGAAGGCATCGCCGCCGGCGTCTCCACCGTCCCCTTGGCCGCGAGCCTCTACCTCAGTCGGCAGGGTGTCGAGTACCACGTGACCTGCCTGCTGCGGAAGCTGAAAGTGTCCAACCGCGCCGCGCTGGTCTCCCGCGCCTACTCCCTGGGCGTGTTCAAGGTCGGCACCTGGCCGCCCGAGGTCGTGGACGACTTCGTGAAGTGA
- a CDS encoding cytochrome P450: MPEPTADAPTVPKARSCPFLPPDGIADIRAAAPVTRATFTSGHEAWLVTGYEEVRALLRDSSFSVQVPHALHTQDGVVTQKPGRGSLLWQDEPEHTSDRKLLAKEFTVRRMQALRPNIQRIVDEHLDAIEARGGPVDLVKTFANAVPSMVISDLFGVPVERRAEFQDIAEAMMRVDQDAAATEAAGMRLGGLLYQLVQERRANPGDDLISALITTEDPDGVVDDMFLMNAAGTLLIAAHDTTACMIGLGTALLLDSPDQLALLREDPSLVGNAVEELLRYLTIGQFGGERVATRDVELGGVRIAKGEQVVAHVLAADFDPAFVEEPERFDITRRPAPHLAFGFGAHQCIGQQLARIELQIVFETLFRRLPGLRLAKPVEELRFRHDMVFYGVHELPVTW; this comes from the coding sequence ATGCCCGAGCCCACCGCCGACGCGCCCACCGTCCCCAAGGCCCGCAGCTGCCCGTTCCTGCCGCCGGACGGTATCGCCGACATCCGGGCCGCCGCCCCGGTGACCCGGGCCACCTTCACCAGCGGCCACGAGGCGTGGCTGGTGACCGGTTACGAGGAGGTGCGCGCCCTGCTGCGCGACTCCTCGTTCAGCGTCCAGGTGCCCCACGCACTGCACACCCAGGACGGCGTCGTCACCCAGAAGCCCGGCCGCGGCAGCCTGTTGTGGCAGGACGAGCCGGAGCACACCTCGGACCGCAAGCTGCTCGCCAAGGAGTTCACCGTACGGCGCATGCAGGCGCTGCGGCCGAACATCCAGCGCATCGTCGACGAGCACCTCGATGCCATCGAGGCGCGGGGCGGCCCGGTCGACCTGGTGAAGACCTTCGCCAACGCGGTGCCGTCCATGGTGATTTCCGACCTGTTCGGTGTCCCGGTCGAGCGCCGGGCGGAGTTCCAGGACATCGCCGAGGCGATGATGCGGGTCGACCAGGACGCCGCCGCCACCGAGGCCGCCGGCATGCGCCTGGGCGGGCTGCTCTACCAGCTTGTCCAGGAGCGCCGGGCCAACCCCGGTGACGACCTGATCTCGGCGCTGATCACCACCGAGGACCCCGATGGTGTGGTCGACGACATGTTTCTCATGAACGCGGCCGGCACCCTGCTGATAGCGGCCCACGACACCACCGCCTGCATGATCGGCCTCGGTACGGCGCTGCTCCTCGACAGCCCCGACCAGCTGGCCCTGCTGCGCGAGGACCCGTCGCTGGTCGGCAACGCCGTCGAGGAGCTGCTGCGCTACCTCACCATCGGCCAGTTCGGCGGCGAGCGCGTCGCCACCCGGGACGTGGAGCTCGGTGGGGTGCGCATCGCCAAGGGCGAGCAGGTCGTCGCGCACGTCCTCGCCGCCGACTTCGACCCCGCCTTCGTGGAGGAGCCGGAACGTTTCGACATCACTCGACGCCCCGCCCCGCATCTGGCCTTCGGCTTCGGCGCACACCAGTGCATCGGGCAGCAACTCGCCCGGATCGAGCTGCAGATCGTCTTCGAGACCCTGTTCCGCCGCCTCCCGGGTCTGCGCTTGGCCAAGCCCGTCGAGGAACTGCGCTTCCGCCACGACATGGTCTTCTACGGCGTGCACGAGCTGCCCGTCACCTGGTGA
- a CDS encoding GMC oxidoreductase, translating to MLGVAALGAAALAGQTTITAAPRAAAATATSGSGGTFVPAVVVGTGYGAAVSALRLGEAGVPTLMLEMGRLWNQPGPDGNVFSGMLKPDKRSSWFKTRTEAPLGSFLWLDLANRDIEPYAGVLDRVNFDQMSVYLGRGVGGGSLVNGGMAVTPRRSYFEEVLPQVDAEEMYTKYFPRANSTLRVNNIDKSWFEQTDWYSFARVSRRQASNAGLSTTFVPNVYDWDYMRREADGAVPKSALAAEVIYGNNHGKVSLDKSYLAAALGTGKVTIETLHQVKTIRQQNDGTYLLTVEQRDTGGKLLGTKEVSCRHLFLGAGSLGSTELLLRARETGTLPGLSPEVGGGWGPNGNIMTARANHMWNPTGTKQSSIPALGIDDWDNPDTPVFAEIAPLPAGVETWVSLYLAITKNPERGTFVYDAAKDRADLRWTRDQNAPAIAAAKSLFDRINKANATIYRYDLFGKQIKAFADDFCYHPLGGCVLGKATDDYGRVTGYKNLYVTDGSLIPGSIGVNPFVTIAALAERNIERVIKQDIADS from the coding sequence ATGCTAGGCGTGGCGGCCTTGGGTGCCGCCGCACTCGCGGGGCAGACTACGATCACCGCCGCCCCCCGGGCGGCCGCTGCCACCGCAACCAGTGGTTCCGGCGGCACGTTCGTCCCCGCCGTCGTGGTCGGCACCGGTTACGGCGCCGCCGTCTCCGCCTTGCGCCTCGGCGAGGCAGGGGTCCCCACCCTGATGCTGGAGATGGGCCGGCTGTGGAACCAGCCCGGTCCGGACGGCAACGTATTCAGCGGGATGCTCAAGCCCGACAAGCGCTCGAGCTGGTTCAAGACCCGCACCGAGGCCCCGCTCGGCTCATTCCTGTGGCTCGACCTCGCCAACCGGGACATCGAGCCCTACGCGGGTGTACTGGACCGGGTCAACTTCGACCAGATGTCCGTGTACCTGGGACGCGGTGTCGGTGGCGGTTCCCTCGTCAACGGTGGCATGGCGGTCACGCCCCGGCGCTCGTACTTCGAGGAGGTGCTGCCCCAGGTCGACGCCGAGGAGATGTACACCAAGTACTTCCCCCGCGCGAACTCCACCCTCCGGGTCAACAACATCGACAAGAGCTGGTTCGAGCAGACCGACTGGTACTCGTTCGCGCGTGTCTCGCGCCGGCAGGCCTCGAACGCGGGCCTGAGCACCACCTTCGTGCCCAACGTCTACGACTGGGACTACATGCGCCGTGAGGCGGACGGCGCGGTGCCCAAGTCCGCGCTGGCCGCCGAGGTGATCTACGGCAACAACCACGGCAAGGTCTCACTCGACAAGAGCTACCTGGCGGCCGCTCTGGGCACCGGCAAAGTCACCATCGAGACCTTGCACCAGGTCAAGACGATCCGTCAGCAGAACGACGGCACGTACCTGCTCACCGTCGAGCAGAGGGACACCGGCGGCAAGCTGCTCGGGACCAAGGAGGTTTCGTGCCGCCACCTCTTCCTCGGTGCCGGCAGCCTCGGCTCGACCGAACTACTCCTGCGTGCCCGCGAGACCGGCACTCTCCCGGGCCTCAGCCCTGAGGTCGGCGGGGGCTGGGGCCCCAACGGCAACATCATGACCGCCCGCGCCAACCACATGTGGAACCCCACGGGCACCAAGCAGTCGTCGATCCCCGCCCTCGGTATCGACGACTGGGACAACCCGGACACCCCCGTCTTCGCCGAGATCGCCCCCCTGCCGGCGGGTGTCGAGACCTGGGTCAGCCTCTACCTGGCCATCACCAAGAACCCGGAGCGCGGCACCTTCGTCTACGACGCGGCCAAGGACCGGGCGGACCTGCGCTGGACCCGGGACCAGAACGCGCCTGCGATCGCAGCCGCGAAGTCGCTCTTCGACCGCATCAACAAGGCCAACGCCACCATCTACCGGTACGACCTCTTCGGCAAGCAGATCAAGGCCTTCGCCGACGACTTCTGCTACCACCCGCTCGGCGGCTGCGTCCTCGGCAAGGCCACTGACGACTACGGCCGCGTCACCGGATACAAGAACCTCTACGTGACCGACGGTTCACTCATCCCCGGAAGCATCGGCGTCAACCCGTTCGTGACCATCGCGGCGCTGGCAGAGCGGAACATCGAGCGCGTCATCAAGCAGGACATCGCGGATTCCTGA
- a CDS encoding GNAT family N-acetyltransferase has protein sequence MNAASAPTAAAEPRDAAGRPPVRAATPADAEGITRMRSAYVLSAPFTEDWVRQCTDELAPRLTPEGAARAFVVDAPDGTMAACALGLIHPVLPAPAYPRGRAARVQIVATQPEFRRRGYARAVLSALLDHLGDVEDVTLFELHTSPEAAPLYRELGFSGSPALMWMTRHRERAGAVAGAQPDSTWMPPQ, from the coding sequence GTGAACGCCGCCTCAGCACCCACTGCCGCGGCCGAGCCGCGCGACGCCGCCGGACGGCCGCCGGTCCGCGCGGCAACCCCCGCTGACGCCGAAGGCATCACCCGGATGCGCTCCGCATACGTCCTGTCCGCACCGTTCACCGAGGACTGGGTCCGGCAGTGCACGGACGAGCTGGCGCCACGGCTCACGCCGGAAGGAGCCGCCCGGGCCTTCGTCGTCGACGCCCCGGACGGCACGATGGCCGCCTGCGCCCTCGGCCTGATCCACCCCGTGCTCCCGGCCCCGGCCTACCCCCGGGGCCGGGCCGCCCGCGTACAGATCGTCGCCACCCAGCCCGAGTTCCGCCGCCGCGGTTACGCCCGGGCGGTCCTATCCGCACTCCTCGACCACCTCGGCGACGTCGAGGACGTCACCCTGTTCGAACTGCACACCAGCCCGGAGGCTGCGCCCCTGTACCGGGAGCTCGGCTTCAGCGGCAGCCCGGCACTGATGTGGATGACCCGCCACCGTGAACGTGCCGGTGCTGTGGCCGGTGCGCAGCCGGACTCGACGTGGATGCCACCGCAGTAG
- a CDS encoding BTAD domain-containing putative transcriptional regulator translates to MSARLNGHDLPLGPPRRRTLLALLLIRLGRVVPTELLVEELWGDGAPRHAVATLQSYVSHLRRSLHTKAGTGQISVLRHRTPGYVLDLDPEQVDAWRFERLVTDGRRLLEQRDPRTAHARLTEALGLWHGSPYAEFDSHPPLSDECTRLEQIRLTAVESRAEARLALGAAEEVAADLDGEARRHPTRERLVGHLMTALSRLGRQAEALEVYERTRSHLVEEFGVDTAAELRRVRNAILRPGPGASAPSKKLSPTPLESTRASPVPLAMNESGDDGVQNSEGFVGSWDGRTAVTPRRHGTTVETNDANGTDDADAAVEREGITGTGARPEARTDVPPGTRADAAGTQAGTAQWRPAPGPEHELAATPEAGKSPESESGWTAAPSPFTGRSQELDRLTTAAASAVVGHGHVAGVLGPPGVGKTRLLLELAARLESMEAPEKGSRLEVVWSHCFPGEGVPAYWLWTQILRRLSATRPDAFRDATEPFGALLAPLMPERSAARTEGPKGASDWFQARFLAHDAVCEVLLALAGQHPLVLFLEDLQWADTASLDLLRLLSTRCQGHPLSIVLTTRKFEAESDATLRRMVSDVLRGPRTETLQLCGLSLQAVGALVEAHAGSGVDPKVVEVLHRRSGGNPYLVMQLLSLVGDARKLRRPDAVDALLAHIPTGVREALRQRFAGLPEPVLRVLRLCAVIGAEVDTDLLHRTATRDEPVIAGLESAIRAGLLGEDPHHPGRLHFAHALVQETLVDELPREDRHRLHARVADALSARRRGQVQDEEIERVAHHSWHARSALPAAEVLPRLLLAAEHAEQSMAYEQVEIWLRRAVHLVGFLPPDDPATGRLEQDLHIQLGQVLATTRGYGHPEAETALTRGRALSTAAHAPEDPSVLWALCTAYLVTGRYDASRQFSGLLRDISRQTWEPVAALGATYGEGIVLHVRGMLPQALAELERGVGIADRFANKDHGLSRTFQHDPRVSCRSYNTFTHWLLGHRQTAGARRRELLSLTRYESRPSDRSFALYVDGVVAAWEGDTRTALASSDEGARVAGEHGLVYWKAMLGVVKGWGLAHAGDHEDGLALMHTSLAELGQSKTHIRHPLHLGLLGQAQHHGGRIEEARTTFRKLLAAVEQRRERVYLHPALPATPLLHELLGHGADEALTDRGPGRDGPNSGRRA, encoded by the coding sequence ATGTCGGCGCGACTGAACGGGCATGACCTGCCGCTCGGCCCGCCACGCCGGCGAACACTGCTGGCCCTGCTGCTCATCCGCCTCGGCCGCGTGGTGCCCACCGAACTACTTGTCGAGGAACTGTGGGGTGACGGAGCGCCCCGTCACGCCGTCGCCACACTCCAGAGCTATGTCTCTCATCTGCGCCGGTCCCTGCACACAAAGGCGGGAACAGGCCAAATTTCGGTGCTACGTCATCGGACGCCCGGTTACGTCCTCGATCTCGATCCCGAACAGGTCGACGCCTGGCGCTTCGAGCGTCTGGTCACCGACGGACGGCGGCTGCTGGAGCAGCGCGATCCGCGCACCGCGCACGCCCGGCTCACCGAGGCCTTGGGGCTGTGGCACGGCTCGCCGTACGCGGAGTTCGACAGCCATCCCCCGCTCAGCGACGAGTGCACCCGACTCGAACAGATCCGGCTCACCGCCGTCGAGTCCCGCGCGGAGGCGCGGCTGGCCCTCGGCGCGGCCGAAGAGGTCGCCGCCGATCTGGACGGGGAGGCGCGCCGTCATCCCACGCGGGAGCGGCTGGTCGGCCACCTCATGACGGCACTGTCCCGGCTCGGGCGGCAGGCCGAGGCGCTTGAGGTGTACGAGCGGACGCGTAGTCATCTGGTCGAGGAGTTCGGCGTGGACACCGCAGCCGAACTACGCCGGGTCAGAAACGCGATCCTGCGCCCGGGGCCGGGAGCGAGCGCCCCCTCGAAGAAGCTGTCACCCACACCACTTGAGTCCACCAGAGCGTCACCTGTCCCGCTCGCGATGAACGAGAGCGGTGACGACGGAGTACAGAACTCCGAGGGCTTCGTGGGCTCCTGGGACGGTAGGACTGCCGTCACGCCCCGGAGGCACGGCACGACGGTGGAAACCAACGACGCCAACGGGACGGACGACGCCGACGCGGCCGTCGAACGCGAGGGGATCACGGGGACCGGCGCGCGCCCGGAGGCGCGAACCGATGTGCCGCCGGGCACGCGGGCGGATGCCGCCGGCACGCAAGCCGGGACAGCCCAGTGGCGGCCTGCACCCGGGCCGGAACACGAGCTCGCAGCCACCCCGGAAGCCGGGAAATCCCCGGAGTCCGAGTCGGGGTGGACGGCTGCCCCTTCGCCGTTCACCGGCCGCAGCCAGGAGCTCGACCGCTTGACGACCGCCGCCGCGAGCGCGGTCGTGGGCCACGGCCATGTAGCCGGCGTCCTCGGCCCCCCAGGAGTCGGAAAGACCCGCCTGCTGCTCGAACTTGCGGCACGTCTGGAGAGCATGGAGGCGCCCGAGAAGGGCTCCAGGTTGGAGGTGGTCTGGAGTCACTGCTTCCCCGGCGAAGGCGTCCCCGCCTACTGGCTGTGGACTCAGATCCTGCGGCGGCTGTCCGCCACCCGGCCGGATGCCTTTCGCGACGCGACGGAACCGTTCGGCGCCCTGCTCGCCCCACTGATGCCCGAGCGGTCGGCGGCCCGGACCGAAGGCCCCAAAGGGGCCTCCGACTGGTTCCAGGCCCGCTTCCTCGCCCACGACGCGGTCTGTGAGGTGTTGCTCGCCCTCGCCGGGCAACACCCGCTCGTGCTGTTCCTCGAAGATCTGCAATGGGCGGACACCGCCTCCCTTGACCTGCTCAGGCTACTGAGCACCCGTTGCCAGGGCCATCCGCTCAGCATCGTGCTCACGACGCGGAAGTTCGAGGCCGAGTCGGACGCAACGCTGCGCCGGATGGTCTCCGACGTGTTGCGCGGCCCCAGGACCGAGACGCTGCAGCTCTGTGGGCTTTCCCTGCAGGCCGTCGGCGCCCTCGTCGAGGCACACGCAGGCTCTGGTGTGGACCCGAAGGTTGTCGAGGTGCTGCACCGGCGCAGCGGAGGCAACCCGTACTTGGTGATGCAGCTTCTCTCTCTCGTGGGCGATGCGCGTAAACTCCGTCGCCCGGATGCGGTCGACGCGCTCCTGGCCCACATTCCCACCGGCGTACGCGAGGCGCTGCGCCAGCGGTTCGCCGGGCTGCCCGAGCCGGTCCTGCGGGTGCTTCGACTGTGCGCCGTCATCGGCGCCGAGGTGGACACCGACCTGTTGCACCGCACCGCCACGCGGGACGAGCCGGTCATCGCGGGTCTTGAGTCGGCCATCCGTGCCGGCCTGCTCGGGGAGGACCCGCACCACCCGGGGCGACTGCACTTCGCTCACGCCCTGGTCCAGGAGACGCTCGTCGACGAGCTCCCCCGTGAGGACCGCCACCGCCTGCACGCCAGGGTCGCCGACGCGCTGAGCGCACGCAGGCGAGGGCAAGTGCAGGACGAGGAGATCGAGCGGGTGGCACATCACAGCTGGCACGCCAGGAGTGCACTGCCCGCGGCCGAGGTGTTGCCTCGGCTGCTGCTCGCCGCGGAACACGCCGAGCAGTCCATGGCGTACGAGCAGGTGGAGATCTGGCTGCGCCGCGCCGTGCACCTGGTCGGCTTCCTACCGCCGGACGATCCCGCCACAGGGAGGTTGGAACAGGACCTGCACATCCAACTCGGCCAGGTGCTCGCCACCACTCGCGGCTACGGCCACCCCGAGGCCGAGACGGCACTGACGCGCGGTCGCGCCCTCAGCACGGCCGCGCATGCCCCCGAGGACCCGTCGGTACTCTGGGCGCTGTGCACCGCGTACCTGGTCACCGGGCGCTACGACGCCTCGCGGCAGTTCTCCGGCCTACTGCGGGACATCTCGCGGCAGACCTGGGAGCCCGTGGCGGCGCTCGGTGCGACGTACGGCGAAGGCATCGTGCTGCATGTGCGCGGAATGCTCCCGCAGGCACTCGCCGAACTGGAGCGCGGCGTCGGCATAGCGGATCGTTTCGCCAACAAGGATCACGGGCTGTCGCGAACCTTCCAGCACGACCCGCGCGTCTCCTGCCGCTCCTACAACACCTTCACCCACTGGCTCCTGGGACACCGGCAGACCGCCGGCGCGCGCCGACGTGAGTTGTTGAGCCTCACTCGGTACGAAAGCAGGCCGTCCGACCGCTCCTTCGCGCTGTACGTGGACGGGGTCGTGGCGGCTTGGGAGGGTGACACCCGCACCGCACTCGCCTCGAGCGACGAAGGCGCTCGCGTTGCGGGCGAACATGGACTTGTCTACTGGAAGGCGATGCTGGGCGTCGTCAAAGGGTGGGGCCTGGCGCACGCAGGAGATCACGAAGATGGCCTCGCCCTCATGCACACCTCGCTGGCCGAATTGGGCCAGTCCAAGACGCACATACGCCACCCGCTCCACCTGGGCCTGTTGGGCCAGGCGCAACATCACGGCGGGCGGATCGAGGAGGCGAGGACCACCTTCCGGAAGCTGCTGGCCGCCGTCGAACAACGCCGCGAGCGCGTGTACCTCCACCCGGCACTGCCCGCGACCCCGCTGCTCCACGAACTGCTGGGCCACGGTGCCGACGAGGCGCTCACGGACCGGGGCCCAGGACGGGACGGGCCCAACTCCGGCCGACGAGCGTGA
- a CDS encoding NUDIX domain-containing protein — protein MCLYVTDEDDRPLQLHSVYSPGHPWHMIGGAMDLGERPWDAVVREGREETGMTAVGPARLLATVFGLPREGRSYSTLQLIFDGGRLTAEQIRGITLNSREHDEARVLPLAEWEALMPARDFVRLRAVEEARRTGVAAYVDTWGHA, from the coding sequence GTGTGCCTCTACGTCACCGACGAGGACGACCGGCCGCTGCAGCTGCACTCCGTCTACTCCCCCGGCCACCCCTGGCACATGATCGGCGGCGCGATGGATCTGGGCGAGCGGCCCTGGGACGCGGTGGTGCGCGAGGGCCGGGAAGAGACCGGCATGACCGCCGTGGGCCCGGCCCGGCTGCTGGCCACCGTGTTCGGGCTGCCCCGGGAGGGACGTTCGTACAGCACTCTGCAGCTGATCTTCGACGGCGGTCGTCTGACCGCGGAACAGATCCGGGGCATCACCCTCAATTCGCGCGAGCACGACGAGGCCCGCGTCCTGCCCTTGGCCGAGTGGGAGGCCTTGATGCCGGCCCGCGATTTCGTGCGGCTGCGCGCCGTGGAGGAGGCCCGCCGCACCGGCGTGGCCGCATACGTCGACACCTGGGGGCACGCATGA
- a CDS encoding ferredoxin: MRITIDRDRCIGSGQCAMTAPGVFTQDDDALVALVPGHEDGAGDPRVHDVPMACPVQAVAIFED; this comes from the coding sequence ATGCGCATCACCATCGACCGCGACCGGTGCATCGGCTCCGGCCAGTGCGCCATGACCGCACCCGGCGTTTTCACTCAGGACGACGACGCGCTGGTCGCCCTGGTCCCGGGACATGAGGACGGGGCGGGGGACCCGCGAGTGCACGACGTCCCCATGGCCTGTCCCGTGCAGGCGGTCGCGATCTTCGAGGACTGA
- a CDS encoding cytochrome P450 codes for MTETEIRLTGSPAPSFPQDRTCPYQPPKAYEERRGESPLTQVTLFDGRPAWLITGHAEGRALLVDPRLSSDWGHPDFPVVVRRTEDRGGLAFPLIGVDDPVHARQRRMLIPSFGVKRMNAIRPRLQSLVDRLLDDMLAKGPGADLVSAFALPVPSVAICELLGVPYGDHDFFEECSRNFVGAATSAEADAAFGELYTYLHGLVGRKQAEPEDGLLDELIARQLEEGDLDHDEVVMIALVLLVAGHETTVNAIALGALTLIQHPEQIDVLLRDPGAVSGVVEELLRFTSVSDHIVRMAKEDIEVGGATIKAGDAVLVSITLMNRDAKAYENPDIFDARRNARHHVGFGHGIHQCLGQNLARAELEIALGGLFARIPGLRLAVPLDEVPIKAGHDAQGPIELPVVW; via the coding sequence ATGACTGAGACCGAAATCCGCCTCACCGGGTCACCGGCGCCGTCCTTCCCTCAGGACCGGACCTGCCCGTACCAGCCGCCGAAGGCCTACGAGGAACGGCGGGGCGAGAGCCCGCTGACGCAGGTCACGCTGTTCGACGGCCGACCGGCGTGGCTGATCACCGGGCATGCCGAGGGACGGGCACTGCTCGTCGATCCTCGGCTGTCCTCCGACTGGGGTCACCCGGACTTCCCTGTCGTCGTCCGGCGCACCGAGGACCGCGGCGGGCTCGCCTTCCCCCTGATCGGTGTCGACGACCCCGTGCACGCCCGGCAGCGGCGCATGCTGATCCCCAGCTTCGGCGTCAAGCGCATGAACGCCATCCGCCCCAGGCTTCAGAGCCTCGTCGACCGGCTCTTGGACGACATGCTGGCGAAAGGGCCGGGCGCAGACCTGGTGTCGGCCTTCGCCCTGCCGGTGCCCTCCGTGGCGATCTGTGAGCTCCTCGGCGTCCCGTACGGCGACCACGACTTCTTCGAGGAGTGCTCCCGCAACTTCGTGGGCGCCGCGACGTCGGCGGAGGCCGACGCGGCTTTCGGCGAGCTGTACACGTATCTTCACGGCCTGGTCGGCAGGAAGCAGGCCGAGCCCGAGGACGGTCTGCTGGACGAGCTGATCGCACGCCAGTTGGAGGAGGGCGACCTGGACCACGACGAGGTGGTCATGATCGCGCTGGTTCTGCTGGTGGCCGGCCACGAGACCACCGTCAACGCCATCGCCCTCGGAGCCCTCACGCTCATCCAGCACCCCGAGCAGATCGACGTGCTGCTGCGCGACCCCGGTGCGGTCTCAGGAGTGGTGGAAGAACTGCTGCGGTTCACCTCCGTCTCCGACCACATCGTCCGGATGGCCAAGGAGGACATCGAGGTCGGCGGCGCGACGATCAAGGCCGGAGACGCGGTGCTGGTCTCCATCACGCTGATGAACCGCGACGCCAAGGCGTACGAGAACCCCGACATCTTCGACGCCCGGCGCAACGCACGTCACCACGTCGGCTTCGGCCACGGCATCCATCAGTGCCTGGGGCAGAATCTCGCCCGCGCCGAGCTCGAGATCGCCCTCGGCGGGCTCTTCGCCCGCATCCCCGGCCTGCGGCTGGCGGTCCCCCTGGACGAGGTGCCCATCAAGGCCGGACACGACGCTCAGGGCCCGATCGAGCTCCCCGTCGTCTGGTGA